Proteins encoded within one genomic window of bacterium:
- the kdpF gene encoding K(+)-transporting ATPase subunit F, which produces MTVMLWTGAALALLLLVYLLVTLLKPEWF; this is translated from the coding sequence ATGACCGTGATGCTGTGGACGGGGGCCGCCCTGGCGCTGCTGCTGCTCGTCTACCTGCTGGTGACCCTGCTCAAGCCGGAGTGGTTCTGA